A stretch of the Butyricicoccus intestinisimiae genome encodes the following:
- a CDS encoding ANTAR domain-containing response regulator, with the protein MENVLLVTASKKSADMLIDLIHSSGWHPDRILAAASCSEARRRLIENNVDLIIINAPLTDEFGHEFASYACQNTLSGVLMLVKADLADTVSERVEQDGVVVVTKPISRAVFYQSLHLVNSVRHRIYALQKENRQLRQRLEDLRVINRAKCLLIAEKHMSEDEAHSYIEKKAMDFRQSKRDIADEIIRSFD; encoded by the coding sequence ATGGAAAATGTCTTACTCGTAACCGCATCCAAAAAAAGCGCAGACATGCTGATCGACCTGATTCACAGCAGCGGCTGGCATCCTGACCGCATTCTCGCCGCCGCCTCCTGCAGCGAAGCGCGGCGCAGGCTCATCGAAAACAATGTCGATCTCATCATCATCAATGCGCCTTTGACCGATGAATTCGGTCACGAATTTGCGTCCTACGCCTGTCAGAATACCCTGTCCGGCGTGCTGATGCTGGTCAAGGCAGATCTCGCCGACACGGTCTCCGAGCGCGTGGAGCAGGACGGCGTGGTCGTCGTGACAAAACCCATTTCCCGCGCAGTCTTTTATCAGTCGCTGCATCTGGTCAATTCCGTCCGCCACCGCATTTATGCGCTGCAAAAAGAAAACCGCCAGCTGCGCCAGCGATTGGAGGATCTGCGCGTAATCAATCGGGCAAAATGCCTGCTCATCGCGGAAAAGCACATGAGCGAGGACGAAGCCCATTCGTACATCGAGAAAAAAGCGATGGACTTCCGACAGTCCAAGCGCGATATTGCGGATGAAATTATCCGTTCATTTGATTGA
- a CDS encoding glutamine synthetase family protein: MNTYTFQEVMQYVMENDVKFIRLAFCDIFGTQKNISIMPRELSRAFREGISIDASSIRGFANANRSDLLLFPEPSTLSVLPWRPSQGRVVRFFCDIKYPDGTPFECDARQVLRQAQSDMKKLGYSVKIGTECEFYLLKQDEEGLPTKTPHDNASYMDIAPLDKGENVRRQICLTLEEMNLRPEASHHETGPGQNEIDFAYDSAVTAADNLITFRGVVKTMASVNGLYASFLPKIYRDHPGNGLHINLSLFQNGENVFHGEGDGHSPVAESFMMGILTRCYEMSAFLNPLVNSYERLGVYEAPRYITWSHQNRSQLIRIPAAHGVNNRMELRSPDPCANPYLAFSLLIRAGMEGIRRELKLCDPCNLNLYDVPASMVREYDCLPNTLMEAIRAAQDSTFVREALPEKILDAYLSAKTSEWRRYSDAQDKSSVIDSLYFYSY, translated from the coding sequence ATGAATACCTATACATTTCAGGAAGTCATGCAGTACGTCATGGAGAACGATGTCAAGTTCATCCGTCTGGCGTTCTGCGATATTTTCGGCACGCAGAAAAATATTTCCATCATGCCGCGCGAGTTGTCGCGCGCATTCCGCGAAGGCATTTCGATTGACGCCTCGTCCATTCGCGGCTTTGCCAACGCCAACCGCTCGGATTTGCTGCTGTTTCCGGAGCCGTCCACGCTGTCCGTGCTGCCGTGGCGTCCGTCACAAGGGCGCGTTGTGCGTTTTTTCTGCGACATCAAGTATCCGGACGGCACGCCGTTTGAGTGCGACGCCCGTCAGGTGCTGCGTCAGGCGCAGTCTGACATGAAAAAGCTCGGCTATTCCGTCAAAATCGGCACGGAATGCGAATTTTATCTGCTCAAGCAGGACGAAGAAGGTCTGCCGACCAAGACCCCGCACGACAACGCCTCGTATATGGACATCGCGCCGCTGGACAAGGGCGAAAACGTCCGCCGTCAGATTTGTCTGACGCTGGAGGAAATGAACCTGCGTCCGGAGGCCTCGCACCACGAGACCGGTCCGGGTCAGAACGAAATTGATTTCGCGTATGATTCCGCTGTGACCGCCGCCGACAACCTCATTACGTTCCGCGGCGTGGTCAAGACCATGGCATCGGTAAACGGTCTGTACGCGTCATTCCTGCCAAAAATCTACCGCGATCATCCGGGCAACGGTCTGCACATCAATCTGTCTCTGTTCCAGAACGGCGAAAACGTCTTTCACGGCGAAGGCGACGGACACTCCCCCGTGGCGGAGAGCTTTATGATGGGCATTCTGACGCGCTGCTATGAGATGTCCGCCTTTCTCAATCCGCTCGTCAATTCCTATGAGCGCCTCGGCGTGTACGAAGCGCCGCGCTACATCACATGGAGCCATCAGAACCGCTCCCAGCTCATCCGCATTCCTGCGGCGCACGGCGTCAACAACCGCATGGAGCTGCGCTCTCCGGATCCGTGTGCCAATCCGTACCTCGCCTTCTCCCTGCTCATCCGCGCAGGCATGGAGGGCATCCGGCGCGAGCTCAAGCTGTGCGACCCGTGCAATCTGAATCTGTACGATGTGCCGGCTTCCATGGTGCGCGAATACGACTGTCTGCCGAACACGCTGATGGAAGCCATCCGCGCCGCGCAGGACAGCACCTTTGTGCGCGAGGCACTGCCGGAAAAGATTTTGGACGCATATCTCTCCGCCAAGACCAGCGAGTGGAGACGCTACTCGGACGCACAGGACAAGTCCTCCGTCATTGACTCGCTGTATTTTTATTCCTACTGA